CGTCGCCAGCACGCTACGCTCGACGGGCAGACTCGCTGCCGCGCGAGGCGCGGGGAGGCTCGCGCGCACGTCGAGCTCGCCGACCAGACGCCCTTCGGCCATGAGGCAGGCCCGCTCGATCACGTTGCGCAGTTCGCGCACGTTGCCAGGCCAGTCGGCTTCACGCAACAGCCGTTCCGCACCGGAGGTCAGTCCCGTCAGTGACTTGGCCAGCCGCGTCGCCGTGGCGCGCATGAAGGCGTTGGCCAGGTACACGATATCGTCGCGGCGATCGCGCAGCGCGGGTACGTGGATGTCGACGACATTGAGTCGATAGAACAGATCGCGCCTGAAGCGGCCGGCGTCGCACTCCACCTCGAGATCGCGATTGGTCGCCGCGATCACCTGCACGTCGACCTTGCGAGGCTCGAGCGATCCGACGCGATGCACCTCGCCGAACTCGATCGCGCGCAGGAGCTTCGCCTGAACGCCGGGCGGCAGCTCACCCACCTCGTCGAGGAACAGCGTGCCGCCATCGGCCAGCTCGAACAGCCCCGGCTTGGCGTCGGTGGCGCCCGTGAACGCCCCGCGCATGTGCCCGAACAGCTCACTCTCGAACAGCGTCTCGACGACGGCCGAGCAGTTGATGACGACGAAGCGTCGCTCGGCGCGGGGGCCGAGCTGGTGCAGGGCGCGCGCGACGAGTTCCTTCCCGGTTCCCGTCTCACCACTCACGAGCGCCGTGCGCACGTGCGGAGCCACGGTGCGCAGTGTGCGGAACAGACGCTGCATCGGGACCGACCGTCCGATCATGCCGTGGAACGACACGCCCGGTGAGCGTTCGGCAGGAAACAGACGTACGCGCCGCCGCAGGGCATCGTCGTAGCGCTCCGTCAGGAGCGCGCACATCTTCTCGGCGTCCAGCGGCTCGCGCAGATAGTCGTGGACGCCCAGCCGGATGGCGGCCACCGCGGATTCGACGGACGCGCGCGAAGTGACGAGCACCGTCGGGAGGTCGGGCGCCTCGTCGCGGACGCTCCTGACGAGCGTGAGGCCTTCCATGTCGGTGACGTCCAGCGAGGCCAGGAGCATGTCTGGCGTTCGCTGGCGGAATGCGGCCAGTCCTTCCCCGCCGCTGTCGCACACATGCACGAGAAACCCCGCACGGGCCGCCGCGTCGAGCACCAGGGTCCGTGTCGGACTCGGGGGATGGATGACAAGCAGGGCGGGCGTGCTCATGACTCCTTCCCCCAATCGACAGTCGTCCCGCGCGCCTTGAACCAAAGCGCACACCCGCGCGCAGACGTGCGCAGGAGACGGACACCGACATTCCGCCATCTCCGGAGCTACCATCACCGCCGATGGCGTTGCGATTCGTGCGGGTTCTGGTGGTGGCGTCGACGGTCGTGGTCGCGGGGACGGGGGGGCTGGGGTGTGCGGCTCGGTCGCGGCCCGTGGCGCGGCAGCCCCCACCCGAGCCGGGGCCGCCGGTGTCGGAGCCTGCACCGACACCCACTCCACCGCCCGTACCACCCGCGCCGGTGCCCCGTGCGCCGCAGCCGGCGGGGATCGTGCTGCGCGTCGAGACCGGGCCCCACGGGAGCGGAGTTGTCGAAGCGGTCGACATCGACACGTACGTGCGCGACGTGGTGGTGGGCGAACTGTCGGTCTCCTCGCGCGACGGGGCGCTCGCGACATCGGCCTACGAGGCGCAGGCCATCGTCGCGCGCACGTATGCCTTGTCGGTGCGCGGGCGGCATGCCGCGGACGGCTTCGACGTCTGCTCCACCACGCATTGCCAGGTGTATGCGCGGGACCAGTGGCGGCGGAGTCGCTGGGCGGCCGAGATCGACGCCGCGGTACGGCGTACGAGCGGCCGCTACCTGGCCGTGGAGTCCGGCAGGCCGATCGAAGCCGTGTTCCACGCGCACTGCGGCGGACACACGAGCGCTGCCGCGGAAGTCTGGCGCGGCGTGGGTGCGGCGTACCTGCAGGGCGTCGACGATCCGTACTGCGTGCGCGAACAGCCGGCGCCCTGGTCCGTCACGCTGGACCTGGAGGACGTGCGCACCGCCCTGAACCGGCAGCCGCGCACGGCCGTGGGCGACAGACTCGACGGCGTCCAGGTCCTGCGGCGCGACGCGGGCGGTCGCGTGGTGGAAGTGGCGGTCTCCGGCTCGCGCGCACCCGTCATGACCGGCGAGGACTTCAGGCGCGCCGTGATGGCGGCGCAGGGTCCGCGCAGCATCAGGAGCACGCGATTCGAGGTGACGCGCACCGGCCACCAGCTCCGGTTCGTCGGTCAGGGGTCGGGCCACGGCGTCGGGCTGTGCCAGATCGGACTCCTGGGCCGCCTGCGCGCCGGCCAATCGGTCGAGGCCGCCCTGCTCGCCTACTACCCCGGCGCCCGCCTTGTCAGCCCCGGCACCTGACCGCCCCCCATCAGAACGTGCTGCCGGACTCTGTCCGGCAGTCAGTGATCTCCACCCGCCGGACAAGGCCGGCGGCTACACCTTTCCGCGGTGGCGCCAGCCAGGGCGGCTCTCGAGATGTAGGGGCGACGGCATGCCTCGCCCCTACGCTCACTCAGAAGATCGTTTGCAGCTCGCTGAATCGCTCGACGCGGCGGGTGCGCGCGTCGTCGGGGGGTGGCAACTCGCCGAGTTCGAGTTCCCACGTGGCCGCGTGGGGGACGAACACGGTGCCGAATCCCGCCGCACGGGCGGGCAGGATGTCGGACTTCGGGCTGTTGCCGATCATCCAGGCCGTCTCCGGACGCGCGCCGAGCCGACGCGCAGCATCGCGATAGGCGTTCTCGTCCTTCTCGCGCACCACGTCCACCTGGTGGAAGTGCTCGCGGAGTCCCGATCGCACCACCTTGTCCCACTGCTCGTCGTGATTGCCCTTGGTGAACAGCACGAGCCGATGACGCCGGCCGAGATATGCGAGCGTGTCGCCGACGTCGGGCAACAGTTCGAGACGCTTGCGACGCAGCGCCGCCACCTCGGCACGCAGGAACGGCCGCAGTTGGTGAAGTGTTCCGTCCACTCCAACGTGATCGCAGAGCACTTCGAGCGACAGCCCGAAATTGAGCGCGCCATAGCCGTGCGCGCGCGTGCGCTGGCGCTCGATGGCCAGCAGTGCCTCACGCGTGCGATCGGGCTGCACCCCGTAGGCCGACAATCGCGTCGCGGTGCGCGCGATCACCGAGTCGAAGTGGACGTTGTTCTCCCAGAGCGTGTCGTCGGCGTCGACAAAGAGCGTCAGGCCCGGCTGCACGCGACCTCCGGCGTGGGATGCGCCGTCACGACGTCATGGCGTAGACGGCGATGTTGGCGGCAAACTTCGTGTTGTCCTCGCGGCGGAAGCGCTTGTTCTTCCAGTCGTAGTCCCATTCGCAGCCGTAATCCTTGTTGCTGTACAACACGCCGAGCCGTCCCTGGTGCTCTATTCCGCGCAGGTAGTCGTGGATCATGTCGTCGCCGAAGCCATTCAGCTCGTGCGACGTCGTGGGTGGCGTGGCGAACGTGAAGAAGCACCGGTAGAGCGGATGCGACGCCGGCAACTTCGGCATCGCCCCGGCCTTGCCGAACGTGGTCGCCATCTCCTGCTCGAAACTGCGCGCGTAGAGCCCGTCGATGTCGTGGTTGCAGTCGTCCGAGAACAGGAGACCGCCCTGCTCGACGTACGTTCGCAGGCCCCGTCGCTCGCGCTCGCTGAACCGCACGAGCAGGTGTCCGGTCATGAACAGGAACGGAAATGCCGGCAGATCCGTCGCGTCGGCCGTGATGACGACCTCGTCCCGATAGACGGGGATGTTCGTGTAGGTGAGCACCGCATCGAGGACGTTGGCGGCGACCTTGGGGTTGTAGTCCCAGTCGCCCGACGAGTAGCGCAACCGCGCGAAGACGAACTCCGAGGCCCGGGGCTGTGCCTGCGCCGCCGTCGAGGCCAGGCACGCCGCTCCGGCCGACGCGACGGCCCCTCGCACGAACCGACGACGACTCACCCGCACACTGGCAATTGTAAATCGCCATGCGGCCGTAGTAGCGTGAAGGGCATCATGCCTCCGGCCGTAAACACGCCCGCCCCCGCCAGGCGTACCCATTCATGGCAGCCGTGACGCCTGCCGATGCGGCCCTTGCGGGCGCGTCCGCCGACGTCGACATCGCCGCGGTGGTCAAGGCGCATCTGCTCGCCGACGAGGGCGCGGCCGCCCGTGACTTGTACGGCGAACTCGTGCGCCGGCACCAGCGGAAGGCCACGCGGATCGCCTTGTACTACCTGCGCGAGTCGGCCGAAGCCGACGAGGCCGTGCAGGACGCCTTCGTGAAGGCGTACACGCACCTGCGCGACTTCGAGTACGGCCGGTCGTTCGAGGTGTGGTTCACGCGCATCCTCGTCAACACGTGCCTGGATCGCGTGAAGGCCCGTGGGCGGCGGGCCCGCTGGATGATTGCCGCCGACGACCTCGGCGATGCGAGCCCGCTCGAGCGCGTCTCGGTGCCGCGGGAATCGACGCCCGAGGCCCTTGCGCTCAGGCGCGAACGCGGGGCCCGGTTGCTGGACGCGATCGAACGCCTGCCGGAGCGGCAGCGAACGGTGGTGTTGATGAGCCAGATCGAAGGCGCATCGACGCGAGAAGTGAGCGAGATGACAGGCTTGCGGGAGACGACGATTCGGGTACACCTGTTCAGGGCGCTGCGACGCTTGCGTCTGCTGCTGGCCGACGATCCGGCCTTTCGCGCCGCACCGCTCGAGGATTGAGACGCCACACGATGTTCATGCTGCACACGCGCTGGTTCGGGCCGTGGGCCCTGCCCCACCTCAGCGACGAGTCGCTCGTCGAACTCCACACCCTGCTCGTCTCCGGCGAGCAGGCCGTGGCGGCGCGCTATCTTCGGCACCTGAAACAGTGCGACGACTGCGCGCGCCGCTTCGACGCGCTGCGCGAGGACGCGGCCGCCTTGCGCCACGACGTGGCGACCAGCGTGGAGGCGCTCATCACGCCGGCACGGCTCGATCGCCAGTTCGACGTCATCATGCGTCGTCTCGAAGGGCACTCGGGACGCCTGCTGGCGTTCCCGCGCGCGGCGCGCCGCACGGCGCCCGTGCAACCGCTCCGCCGGTGGCTCGCGATGGCGGCGGCGGCCGGCCTGCTCGTCGGCATCGGCGCGGGTCGCCTCATGGGCCCGGTCAAGGCCGACCCGGCGGCCCTCTGGCGCGCGCGCACCGACGCCGTACGTCCCGTGCCGTCGACCCTCTCGCAGGAGACCGACGAGCAGATGCTCGTGGAGATCGATGCGGCCATCGCGCGGAGCCGATCCAAGGAGTTCCGTGTGCTCGACCAACTCACTCCTCGAGCCTCGGACATCCGCGCCAGGCCGACGCGGTAGACCGCGGGAGCCGGTCGAGAGGCCAAGACCGTATACTGATGTGTGGTGCCGCCACTCATCTTCCGCAAGGGACTCGACCTCAAGGACGCCGTCAAGGGCGATCTCGCCCGTGATTACCACAGCGACGTCGTCGAGCGGATCCGCGGAAACGACTTCCGGTTCGACGAGGGTCGGCTCACCATCCACCTGGCGCGTGAGTTCGGGTTCTGCTACGGCGTGGACCGCGCCGTGGACTACGCCTACCAGGCGCGCAAGCGGTTCGCCGACCAGCGCGTCTACCTGACGGGCGAAATCATCCACAACCCGCACGTCAACGAGAAGCTGCGCGCGGCGGGCATCAGGTTCCTGAGCGATCCCGGCGAGCCGGAGACGCCGCTCGGCGACGGCGACGTGGTGATCATCCCCGCGTTCGGCGTCACCGTCCACGAACTCGCCCGGCTGCAGGATCTCGGCTGCGCGCTCGTGGACACCACCTGCGGGTCCGTGCTCAACGTCTGGAAGAACGTCACCCGGTACGCGCGTGAAGGCGTCACGGCCGTCATTCACGGCAAGGTGAAGCACGAGGAGACGCAGGCCACGGCCAGCCAGGCGCTCAAGACGGCCGGCGGGCGCTATCTGGTGGTCCTCGACAAGGTCGAGGCCGCCGACGTCTGCCGGTACATCCGCGAGGGCGGTGACAGCCACGCCTTCATGGCGCAGTTCGGCCACGCCGTCTCGGCGGGGTTCGATCCCGAGCGCGACCTGGGGCACATCGGTCTGGCCAACCAGACGACGATGCTGATGACCGAATCGCTGGAGATCGCCGAGATGCTGCGACAGGCGATGGCCGACAGGTACGGGGAGGCCGCGCTGGCCGACAGGTTCCGCCCGTTCGACACGATCTGCAGCGCCACGCAGGAGCGGCAGGACGCCGTGCTGGCGCTCCTCGACAACGAGCCGCTCGACCTGATGCTGGTGGTGGGCGGCTACAACAGCAGCAACACGTGCAATCTGGCGCGCATCTGCGCCGATCGCGTGCCGACGTTCCACATCGCCGACGTCGACCGACTGGAGACCCCGGACCGCATCCGCCATCGTCCCGTACCGCCGTCCGACCAGCCGACGGCCAAGCTGCCCGAGACCGTCTCGCACGACTGGCTCCCGCGGTCGGGAGTGGTGCGCGTGGGGCTCACGGCGGGGGCCTCGACGCCCAACAACATCATCGGCATGGTGGTGGAACGCCTCTCCGCGTTCACCGCCGGCACATCGCGGTAAACAGGCGTCGAGGGGCAACCGTACCCGGAGGACGGGGAAGGTGTGTTCATGAACAAGGTGGTGACAGCAATCGCAGGGGCGTTGATCGTGGCCCTGAGCCTGGCTCCGGTCCACGGCGGCCAGGCGCAGGGTCAGGCTCCACGGCCGTCCAAGTGGTGGCTGGACCCGGTCTGCAGGATGCGGGTCGGGTTGAGCGACGCGCAGACGGCGGACCTCGACAAGGTGTTCCTCTCGGTACGCGACGAGCTGCGCGCCGAGAAGGCGGAACTGGAGAAGCGGGAAGCGGCCCTGTCGCGGCTGCTCGGCGAGTCCAACGAGGACGAAGCCGTGGTGGTGCGCACCATCGATCGCGTGGAGGCGGCGCGCAGCGCGCTGTCCAAGACGCGCACGCTGATGCTCTACCGCATGCACCGGCTCCTGACGCCCGAACAACGCCGCAAGCTCGAGGCGTACGAGCAGTCGCGTGCGGCGGGGACCGCGCCACACCCGTCAACGCAGCAACGGTAGGAGGTTCCGGCCCCCGGCGGGCTGGTCGGCTGGTCCGCGGACCGGCAGGAGGATCGTTCGTGAGATCGACTGTGTATCTGGTGCCGGCCGTCGTGGCGGCCCTGACCCTGGCGCCCGTCCCTGCACTCGCGCAAGCCAACGCCCCGACAGTGAGCGAGGCGCGCGTCGCCGAGTTGCTGCGCGCCGTGGGGGCCAATCAGGCACCTGCCACGTCCGGTGTGCAGTCCCCGTCGGCCGCGCCGACGCCGACGACCGATCCCGCGGCGATGGCGCTGCGGATCGAGGACGCCGTCGCGATGGCGCTGGAGAAGAACCTCGACATCGCCGTGGAGCGGCTGAACCCCGTGGCCATGGATCTGAGCCTCAAGGCCATCCAGGCCAACTTCAACCCGGTGGCCTCGTCGACGCTCGGCCTCAACAGCACGTATCAGCTGCCGACCAGTCAGCTCATCGGCGGTGACCGCGTGAAGAACGACCAGATCACGTGGAACTTCGGCGTGAACCAGTCGCTCCCGTGGCTCGGCACCCAGTACTCGGTGGCGTTCAACAACCGGCGGCAGGACAACAACAACACGTTCGTCACGTTCAACCCGCAGTACAACTCCACATTCACCGCCCAGATCGTCCAGCCGCTGCTGCGTGGGCGCGAGACGGACAACACGCGCACACAGCTCGTTGTCACGCGCATCAACCGCGAACTGTCGGACGTCCAGCTCCGCACCACCGTCACCAACACCCTCGCGTCGGTCCGCAACGCCTACTGGGATCTCGTCTTCGCCATAGAGGTTGTCGAAACGGCTCGCCGATCACTCGCGCTGGCGCAGAGTCTGGTCGAGGACAACAAGGTGCGCGTGGAGGTCGGGACGCTGGCTCCCATCGACGTCGTCCAGGCCGAAGCGGAAGCCGCAGCACGTAAGCAATCGCTCGCGCAGCTCGAGGCGCAGGCACGCACCGCCGACCTCACGCTCAAGCAACTCATCGTCTCGGGGACGAGCGACCCGGTCTGGAACGTGCGCATCAATCCTGTCGATCGCCCCACGATGACCGAGCAGCCCGCTCCGCTCGAGGAGGCGCTGCGCAACGCGCTGTCGGCCCGTACGGACCTCACCCAGCGCCGCCGCAACCTCGAGATCACCGACGCGAACATGGCCCTGCTGAAGAACCAGGCCGGGCCGCAGGCCAACCTCGTGGCCAACTACGGCGGGCAGGGTATCGGCGGCGATCGCTTCGGCACCATCCCGGGCACCAGCGACCGTGGCGTCACCGAGTCAGGCGGGTATGTCGACGCGCTCGACCTCATGTTGCGCCGCCGCTATCCGACATGGAGTGCCCAGGTCGTCGTGTCGCTGCCGCTCGGCCCGAATCCGCAGTCGGTCCAGTACGCACGGGCGAAGATCACGCGTGAGCAGGCCCTGACGGAAATCCAGGGTCTGGAACTGCGGATTGCGTCGGACGTGACCAACGCACGTCTTCAGGTGGAGTCCAACCGCGAACGCGTCGACTCGGCGCGCGTCGCACGCGATCTCTCGCAGCGGCGTCTCGAAGCGGAACAGAGCAAGTTCGACGTCGGGCTGTCCACCAACTTCCTCGTGGTGCAGGCCCAGCGCGACCTCCTGACCGCCGAGAACACGCTGCTGCGCGCCGAACTCGACTACCAGCAGTCGCTCGTGACCTTCGAGCGCGTCCAGCTCACGTCAGGTGGTGGCATCACGATCAACACCAACGCCAACGCCGGCACGGGTACAGGCGCTGCCACCGGCACCGGGACGGGCACCGGCCAGGCCGGCGGTCAGGGTACCGGCACCGGTCAGGGCCAGCAGTAGCCGCCGCCAGGGTGACCGCCCGTCGGGCAGGGCATCCACACGGGGTGCCCCGACCTCTCGCTTGCGATCGCCGTGCGTAGGGGCGGCCCTTACCCGCCCGCCGGCGCCGTGTCGCAGCGGAGAGGGTGGCCGTCCGTCGCGCCCTGAGCCGTGGGCATCACATCAGCGCGTTGAACACCAGCTTGTACGTGCCGTGCGTCTGCGCGCGGTTCTGCGGACGGAAGCCGATCATGACGACACGGCCCTTGCCGTGCGAGACGGCGACGGCCGCGGCCTTGCGCGCGATGACCTGCTCGCCGAGAAGCCAGCCGCTCTGGAGAATGTCGCGGTCGACATAGGTGGCCAGGACAGCGATGTCCTGGCTGCGGTCCGTGGACGTGATCTCGAACACCTGGCTGCCTGGCATGAACAGCGCCAACCCCTCCGCCGGCATGCCGTACACAAGCGGATTGTCGTTGGCATAGCGCACCCGCAGCGTGGATCCCGGCGACCAGAACGTCCTGGACGGCAGCCCCGCCACCACATTCCGCACCGGAAGGCTGAATCGCTGCACGGGCAGGTCGGCCGCCTGCGCGAACGTCACCAGCGTGCCGCCGGCGTGCACGAACGCCTCGAGCGCCTTCACGCCTTCGGCACCGAACCCGCTGCGATACTCCTCCGGCACATCACGCTGAGGCCCACCGCCGCCGGCACCGCCGCGACCACCGCCCTGCGGCGCGTCACCGGTCATCGCGGCAACCGAATCGGCAGGCAGCACGATGACGTCGAACTTCGCGTCGAGCCCGCCGGCTTTCAGATCCGCGTCACGCACCGTGGTGAACGGTACGTCGAACTGCTCGAAGAACAGGCGCGTCCAGCCCTCGTCCATGTTGCCGCCGCGGTACCGCTGGAAAAGACCGATGCGCGGTGCCGTCAGCCTGGTGGCCGACGTCGGCACGGGGCCCGCCGCCGCCTTGAAGTCCACGCCGGCCTGCGTCGCGATGGCCCGCACGTCACCGGCGCCCACGAGGAAATCGCCCACGCGCACACTGCCGTCAGCGGTCGCCTCCGTCGCACGCGAGACCGCAATGCCCTTGCCGAGCAGCAGGAACGCCGCGCGGTAGCTGTCGTTCAGCCGCCCGTCGAGGACGTACCCGTTCGGTGCGGACGCCGCCACGGTCGCCGACGGCGTCAACGCCGCGGTGACCTTCTTCAGCAACGCCGCCGGGATGGGCTCGCCGACCGGGTCGCTCTTCACGCCCATGAACTCGCCGAACGTGTCGGTGGACATGTCGTACGGCCGGATCGGATCGCCATTGCTGTCGCGCGTGTAGGTGTTGTCGGGATAGAACGTGCGCCCGAGCATCCAGCGCACGAGACCCTGCTTGGGCTGCGCCATCGACACGACGAACGAGCCGGGCCCGTAGGCTCGCCCATCCACGATCACCTGCCCTGTCGTCTCGTGGACGTCGACGCCGGACGCCATCAGCATGTTCACGAGCTTCCGCACCGTGAGCGGATCGTGCTGCCCCGCCGCGAGCACGTAGGCCTTCACGGGTCCGGCCTTCCCGCGTTCGGTCTGACGCGACGCCTTCAGGTACATGTTCCGCAGCACCGTCTCGCGATTGCGCGCCGCGAGGTCGACGGTGGCCCATGCCGCGATCTTCTGCTGCTCCACGATGTCGCGCACGCGCCACCAGCCGCCGGGCCAGAGGCTCGGCATCGTGGTCTGCGGCGCGTACTCGGGCAGGTTGCGGGGGCCACCGCGCAGCTGATCGGGGTGCAGGAACATCGGCGTCGCAAGACGCGCACTCGCCGATTCGGTCAACATCCCGGCGATGTTGTGGAACGGCGTGATCCAGTGGAACCCCATGTGGCCCCACCCCGAGTACACGGCGGCACCCACGACGCCCGTCTTCCCCGCGGCCTCGAGCTGCGTGCCCATGTGCGCGCCCCACCACGTCATCTCGCGCCACACGAGCGGATCGCCGTCGGGGCGAATCGGCTCGGCATAGGGCGGGATGTAGAGCCGCGCATTGGTCGCGCCCATCTGGTGATGGTCGACGTAGGCCTGCGGCAGCCACTCGCGATACAGGATCTTCGCGAGGTTGCGCGACTCGGGCAGGTTGAGCGCGAACCCGTCGCGGTTGTTGTCGTGCCCCGCGTACTTCTGGTACAGCCACGGCAGGCCCGTCGCTTCGTACTCGGTGCCGACGTACTTCATGTACCAGTCGGCGATCATCTGCGTCCCGTCGGGATTGATCGACGGCACGACGATGCTCACCACCTGATCGCGCATGCGCGCGGCTTCCTCGTCGTTGCGCGTGAGGCTGTCGTGGACGAACTCGGCAGCCGTCTGCGAGGCTGCCACTTCACTCGAGTGCAGCGCGAACGTCTGGATGACGACGGCGCGGCCGTCCTTGATGGCACGCTCGACGTCTGCCTGACTCGCGGCGCGCGGGTCGGCCAGCGTGGCGTTCAACTGTCGCAACGCGTCGAGTTTCGCGAGATTGGCCGGCGACGAGATGAAGAGCGCGATGTACGGCCGCCCTTCGCTCGTCGATCCGAGCTCGACGACCTTCACGCGATCGGACGCCTTCGCGAGCGTCCTGTAGTACTCGAGCAGGCGATCCCAGTTGGCGAGCTTGCGATCGGCACCCATGCGATACCCGAAGAACTGCTCGGGCGTGGGCAGCGTCGCGGGCGTCTGCGCGTGCAGCGACGGCAGGATGGAAGACGGCGCGATCGCGTCCCCCGCCCCCGCCACAAGAGTCAGGGCCATGGCGCTCGACAGCGCACGACTGGTGAAAC
The Acidobacteriota bacterium DNA segment above includes these coding regions:
- a CDS encoding sigma-54-dependent Fis family transcriptional regulator, which encodes MSTPALLVIHPPSPTRTLVLDAAARAGFLVHVCDSGGEGLAAFRQRTPDMLLASLDVTDMEGLTLVRSVRDEAPDLPTVLVTSRASVESAVAAIRLGVHDYLREPLDAEKMCALLTERYDDALRRRVRLFPAERSPGVSFHGMIGRSVPMQRLFRTLRTVAPHVRTALVSGETGTGKELVARALHQLGPRAERRFVVINCSAVVETLFESELFGHMRGAFTGATDAKPGLFELADGGTLFLDEVGELPPGVQAKLLRAIEFGEVHRVGSLEPRKVDVQVIAATNRDLEVECDAGRFRRDLFYRLNVVDIHVPALRDRRDDIVYLANAFMRATATRLAKSLTGLTSGAERLLREADWPGNVRELRNVIERACLMAEGRLVGELDVRASLPAPRAAASLPVERSVLATIDRARGVADDVGPLSAVEREHIMRALQRANGNKKKAALLLGVSRRALYRKLERLDLGVTIARRGQGAA
- a CDS encoding SpoIID/LytB domain-containing protein, which translates into the protein MALRFVRVLVVASTVVVAGTGGLGCAARSRPVARQPPPEPGPPVSEPAPTPTPPPVPPAPVPRAPQPAGIVLRVETGPHGSGVVEAVDIDTYVRDVVVGELSVSSRDGALATSAYEAQAIVARTYALSVRGRHAADGFDVCSTTHCQVYARDQWRRSRWAAEIDAAVRRTSGRYLAVESGRPIEAVFHAHCGGHTSAAAEVWRGVGAAYLQGVDDPYCVREQPAPWSVTLDLEDVRTALNRQPRTAVGDRLDGVQVLRRDAGGRVVEVAVSGSRAPVMTGEDFRRAVMAAQGPRSIRSTRFEVTRTGHQLRFVGQGSGHGVGLCQIGLLGRLRAGQSVEAALLAYYPGARLVSPGT
- a CDS encoding HAD family hydrolase codes for the protein MQPGLTLFVDADDTLWENNVHFDSVIARTATRLSAYGVQPDRTREALLAIERQRTRAHGYGALNFGLSLEVLCDHVGVDGTLHQLRPFLRAEVAALRRKRLELLPDVGDTLAYLGRRHRLVLFTKGNHDEQWDKVVRSGLREHFHQVDVVREKDENAYRDAARRLGARPETAWMIGNSPKSDILPARAAGFGTVFVPHAATWELELGELPPPDDARTRRVERFSELQTIF
- a CDS encoding DUF4159 domain-containing protein, with protein sequence MGTPGGGGRVYGRRHDALHATTAAWRFTIASVRVSRRRFVRGAVASAGAACLASTAAQAQPRASEFVFARLRYSSGDWDYNPKVAANVLDAVLTYTNIPVYRDEVVITADATDLPAFPFLFMTGHLLVRFSERERRGLRTYVEQGGLLFSDDCNHDIDGLYARSFEQEMATTFGKAGAMPKLPASHPLYRCFFTFATPPTTSHELNGFGDDMIHDYLRGIEHQGRLGVLYSNKDYGCEWDYDWKNKRFRREDNTKFAANIAVYAMTS
- a CDS encoding sigma-70 family RNA polymerase sigma factor, which translates into the protein MTPADAALAGASADVDIAAVVKAHLLADEGAAARDLYGELVRRHQRKATRIALYYLRESAEADEAVQDAFVKAYTHLRDFEYGRSFEVWFTRILVNTCLDRVKARGRRARWMIAADDLGDASPLERVSVPRESTPEALALRRERGARLLDAIERLPERQRTVVLMSQIEGASTREVSEMTGLRETTIRVHLFRALRRLRLLLADDPAFRAAPLED
- a CDS encoding 4-hydroxy-3-methylbut-2-enyl diphosphate reductase, which codes for MVPPLIFRKGLDLKDAVKGDLARDYHSDVVERIRGNDFRFDEGRLTIHLAREFGFCYGVDRAVDYAYQARKRFADQRVYLTGEIIHNPHVNEKLRAAGIRFLSDPGEPETPLGDGDVVIIPAFGVTVHELARLQDLGCALVDTTCGSVLNVWKNVTRYAREGVTAVIHGKVKHEETQATASQALKTAGGRYLVVLDKVEAADVCRYIREGGDSHAFMAQFGHAVSAGFDPERDLGHIGLANQTTMLMTESLEIAEMLRQAMADRYGEAALADRFRPFDTICSATQERQDAVLALLDNEPLDLMLVVGGYNSSNTCNLARICADRVPTFHIADVDRLETPDRIRHRPVPPSDQPTAKLPETVSHDWLPRSGVVRVGLTAGASTPNNIIGMVVERLSAFTAGTSR
- a CDS encoding periplasmic heavy metal sensor → MNKVVTAIAGALIVALSLAPVHGGQAQGQAPRPSKWWLDPVCRMRVGLSDAQTADLDKVFLSVRDELRAEKAELEKREAALSRLLGESNEDEAVVVRTIDRVEAARSALSKTRTLMLYRMHRLLTPEQRRKLEAYEQSRAAGTAPHPSTQQR
- a CDS encoding TolC family protein, yielding MRSTVYLVPAVVAALTLAPVPALAQANAPTVSEARVAELLRAVGANQAPATSGVQSPSAAPTPTTDPAAMALRIEDAVAMALEKNLDIAVERLNPVAMDLSLKAIQANFNPVASSTLGLNSTYQLPTSQLIGGDRVKNDQITWNFGVNQSLPWLGTQYSVAFNNRRQDNNNTFVTFNPQYNSTFTAQIVQPLLRGRETDNTRTQLVVTRINRELSDVQLRTTVTNTLASVRNAYWDLVFAIEVVETARRSLALAQSLVEDNKVRVEVGTLAPIDVVQAEAEAAARKQSLAQLEAQARTADLTLKQLIVSGTSDPVWNVRINPVDRPTMTEQPAPLEEALRNALSARTDLTQRRRNLEITDANMALLKNQAGPQANLVANYGGQGIGGDRFGTIPGTSDRGVTESGGYVDALDLMLRRRYPTWSAQVVVSLPLGPNPQSVQYARAKITREQALTEIQGLELRIASDVTNARLQVESNRERVDSARVARDLSQRRLEAEQSKFDVGLSTNFLVVQAQRDLLTAENTLLRAELDYQQSLVTFERVQLTSGGGITINTNANAGTGTGAATGTGTGTGQAGGQGTGTGQGQQ
- a CDS encoding peptidase M14 family protein, with protein sequence MFPSRFTSRALSSAMALTLVAGAGDAIAPSSILPSLHAQTPATLPTPEQFFGYRMGADRKLANWDRLLEYYRTLAKASDRVKVVELGSTSEGRPYIALFISSPANLAKLDALRQLNATLADPRAASQADVERAIKDGRAVVIQTFALHSSEVAASQTAAEFVHDSLTRNDEEAARMRDQVVSIVVPSINPDGTQMIADWYMKYVGTEYEATGLPWLYQKYAGHDNNRDGFALNLPESRNLAKILYREWLPQAYVDHHQMGATNARLYIPPYAEPIRPDGDPLVWREMTWWGAHMGTQLEAAGKTGVVGAAVYSGWGHMGFHWITPFHNIAGMLTESASARLATPMFLHPDQLRGGPRNLPEYAPQTTMPSLWPGGWWRVRDIVEQQKIAAWATVDLAARNRETVLRNMYLKASRQTERGKAGPVKAYVLAAGQHDPLTVRKLVNMLMASGVDVHETTGQVIVDGRAYGPGSFVVSMAQPKQGLVRWMLGRTFYPDNTYTRDSNGDPIRPYDMSTDTFGEFMGVKSDPVGEPIPAALLKKVTAALTPSATVAASAPNGYVLDGRLNDSYRAAFLLLGKGIAVSRATEATADGSVRVGDFLVGAGDVRAIATQAGVDFKAAAGPVPTSATRLTAPRIGLFQRYRGGNMDEGWTRLFFEQFDVPFTTVRDADLKAGGLDAKFDVIVLPADSVAAMTGDAPQGGGRGGAGGGGPQRDVPEEYRSGFGAEGVKALEAFVHAGGTLVTFAQAADLPVQRFSLPVRNVVAGLPSRTFWSPGSTLRVRYANDNPLVYGMPAEGLALFMPGSQVFEITSTDRSQDIAVLATYVDRDILQSGWLLGEQVIARKAAAVAVSHGKGRVVMIGFRPQNRAQTHGTYKLVFNALM